Within the Bradyrhizobium ottawaense genome, the region GCTCGTGGTCGCAGGCCTCGGCGTGCTGATCCCGCTGTCCAACCTGTTGCTGCCGGCGGGTTCGTTTTTCCAAGTGCCGACCTATCTGGTCGCGCTGTTCGGTAAATATGTCTGCTACGCCATCCTGGCGCTCTCGATCGACCTGATCTGGGGCTATTGCGGCATTCTCTCGCTCGGCCACGGCGCCTTCTTCGCGCTCGGCGGCTATGCGATGGGCATGTACCTGATGCGCCAGATCGGCAGCCGCGGCGTCTACGGCAATCCGATCCTGCCCGACTTCATGGTGTTCCTGAACTATCCAAAACTGCCCTGGTACTGGCACGGCTTCGATATGTTCTGGTTCGCGGCATTGATGGTGCTGCTGGTGCCCGGGCTGCTGGCATTCTGCTTCGGCTGGCTGGCGTTCCGGTCGCGAGTCACCGGCGTCTATCTTTCCATCATTACGCAAGCGATGACCTACGCGCTGCTGCTGGCGTTCTTCCGCAACGATTTCGGCTTCGGCGGCAATAACGGCCTGACCGACTTCAAGGACATTCTCGGCTTCAACGTGCAGGCCGACGGCACCCGCGCGGCGTTGTTCGTGCTGAGTTGTCTGGCGCTGATCATCGGCTTCCTGATCTGCCGCGCGGTCGTGACCTCGAAACTGGGCAAGGTGCTGATCGCGGTCCGCGATGCCGAATCGCGCACGCGGTTCCTCGGTTATCGCGTCGAATCCTACAAGCTGTTCGTGTTCACGCTGTCGGCCTGCATGGCCGGCGTGGCCGGCGCGCTCTATGTGCCGCAGGTCGGCATCATCAATCCCGGCGAATTCGCACCGGGCAATTCGATCGAGGCGGTGATCTGGGTCGCGGTCGGCGGCCGCGGCACACTGATCGGGGCGGCGCTCGGCGCCGTCGTCGTCAACTATGCGAAAACCGTCTTCACGTCGGGCCCGCTGGCGCCGTACTGGCTATTCATGCTGGGCGCGCTGTTCATCCTGGTGACGCTGCTGCTGCCGAAGGGGATCATCGGCACCTTCAACGCCTGGTGGGAACCGTACAACGCCAAACGAATGTCGGCGGACGCGACAAGTGCTGCGCGCGAAGACGGCGTCAGCGAACCGAACCCGGCGGAGTGAGCGAATGAGCATCATGGAGGGTGGAAGGACGACGTCCGCGCTGCTCTATCTCGACGGCGTGCATGTCTCGTTCGACGGTTTTCACGCCATCAACAACCTGTCGCTGACGCTGCAGCCCGGCGAGATGCGCGCCATCATCGGCCCGAACGGCGCCGGCAAGACCACGATGATGGACATCATCACCGGCAAGACCAAGCCGGACGAGGGCACGGTGCTGTTCGACGGCATCACCGACCTGACCCGGCTCGACGAAACCCGCATCGCCGAACTCGGCATCGGCCGCAAGTTCCAGAAGCCGACGGTGTTCGAGAGCCAGACCATCGAGGACAACCTGCTGCTGGCGCTGAACGTCGATCACAGCGTCAAGGGCACGCTGTTCTGGCGCGAGAGCAAGCCGGAAACCGAGCGGATCGAGCGCGTGCTGGAAACCATTCGCCTGAAAGACTCGCGCAACCGCCTCGCGGGAAGCCTCTCGCACGGCCAGAAGCAGTGGCTGGAGATCGGCATGTTGCTGGCGCAGGATCCGAAGCTATTGCTGGTCGACGAACCCGTCGCCGGGATGACCGACGTCGAGACCCACCAGACCGCCGAGCTGCTCAAGGAAATCAACAAGGAAAAGACCATCATGGTGGTCGAGCACGACATGACCTTCGTGCGTGAGCTCGGCGTCAAGGTGACGTGCCTGCACGAGGGCACGGTATTGGCCGAAGGAACGATCGATCAGGTCTCTACCAACGAGCGTGTCGTCGAAGTGTATTTGGGGCGCTGATCCATGCTGAAAGTCGACAACATCAATCTCTATTACGGCGCGGCGCAGGCGTTGCGCGGCGTTTCGGTCGCGGCCGAAACCGGCAAGGTATTGTGCGTGCTCGGCCGCAACGGCGTCGGCAAGACTTCCCTGCTACGCGCGATGGTGGGCCAGTACCCGGTGGCCAGCGGATCGATCACGCTCGACGGCAAGGACATCACGACGATGAAGCCGTACGAGCGCGCACGGGCCGGCATCGGCTTCGTGCCGCAGGGCCGCGAGATCTTTCCGCTGCTGACGGTGGAGGAAAATCTCAAGACCGGCTTCGGCCCGCTCAAGCGCGAGGACCGCAATATCCCCGACGACGTGTTCTCGCTGTTTCCGGTGCTGGATTCGATGCTGGGCCGACGCGGTGGCGATCTGTCCGGCGGACAACAACAGCAACTGGCGATCGGTCGCGCGCTGGTGATGCGGCCGAAATTGCTGCTGCTCGACGAGCCGACCGAAGGCATCCAGCCCTCGATCATCAAGGATATCGGCCGCGCCATCTCCTATCTGCGCAGCCTCGGCAACATGGCGATCGTGCTGGTCGAACAATATCTCGACTTTGCCTGCGAGCTCGGCGACAATTTCGCGGTCATGGACCGGGGCGCGGTGAAATATGCCTGCGATCGCTCGAACCTCGATCCTGCCGAAATCAGCCGCCAGATGGCGCTGTGACAATAGCGTTTTCAAGCGAAGTGGTTTTCCGGTTCGCGTGAAGAAAACGCGTCAAATATAGAGCGTTTTCAAGCGAAGTGGTTTCCGGTTCGCGTGAAGAAAATGCGTCAAAAATAAAGCCTTGAGGAAGCAGATGCGGACCGACACCACGCACGCGGCGGCAGCGACATTCGCGGCCAACCGGGCCCAGGGCGCGGTGAAGTTCGGCGTGCACCTGCAGGACGGCGTTACCCGTCGCGGCATCTTGCATGAGTCAGGCTCGCTGCGCGTGCGCTTTCCCTCGCCGGAGGCCGAGGGGCTGTCGGGTGTGTTCGTCAATACCGCCGGTGGTATCGCCGGCGGCGACCGCTTCGATATCGCTATCACGGCGGGCGAGGGCGCGCGGCTGACGCTGACGACGGCGGCGGCAGAAAAAGTCTACCGCGCGCCGGGACCTGTTGCGGAGCTCAACATCGCGCTGAAGGCCGAGGCCGGCGCGCATCTCGCCTGGCTGCCGCAGGAAACCATCCTGTTCGACCGGGCACGGATATCGCGGCGGATTGATCTTGATCTCGCGGAAAGCGCCTCGCTGCTGTTGTGCGAAATCGTGGTGTTCGGCCGTTCGGCGATGGGCGAACGGATGCTGCACGGCGAATTCGTCGACCGTTGGCGCCTGCGTCGCGGCGGCAAGCTTGTTTTTGCGGAAACCATCCGGCTGGACGGCGAGATCGGCGAGAAGCTGGCGCGGCCGGCGGTTGCCAAAGGCGGCGTCGCCATTGGCACCGCGCTGATCGTGCCGGGTGATGAGGCCGTGGTGGAGCGGATCCGCGAAGCTTCGGACACGTTCGGCGGCGAAGTCGGAATCTCCGCCTGGAATGGATTTGCAATGGCGCGCTTCTGTGGCCAAGATGCGGCGCGGCTCCGCGCCGACATGATGGCCGTGCTCGGTCGCGCCAGCGGCGTGGCGCTGCCGCGGCTTTGGCTCAATTAGGACCCGGCTCAACTAGATCTTCAAACTATCAGAGTGCTCGCATGAACCTGTCTCCCCGCGAAAAGGACAAGCTCTTGATCTCGATGGCGGCCATGGTGGCGCGCCGCAGGCTGGAGCGCGGCGTCAAGCTCAACCATCCCGAGGCGATCGCCATCATCTCCGATTTCATCGTCGAGGGCGCGCGCGACGGCCGCACCGTCGCCGAACTGATGCAGGCCGGCGCAGAGGTGATCACCCGCGCGCAGGTGATGGATGGCATCCCCGAAATGATCCACGACATCCAGGTGGAAGCGACGTTTCCGGACGGCACCAAGCTCGTCACCGTGCATGAGCCGATCAGGTGACGCAGTCATTCCGGGGCGGCCGGTACGGCCGAACCCGGAATCCAGAAGTGATTATCTCGAACTTCCGGATTCACGCTTCGCGTGCTCCGGAATGACGGAGGAAAGACAGAAAATGATTCCCGGCGAACTCTTCATCAAGGACGGCGAGATCGAACTCAACGCCGGCCGCAAGACGGTGACGCTCACGGTCGCCAATACCGGCGACCGCCCGATCCAGGTCGGCTCGCACTATCATTTCTTCGAAACCAATCCGGCGCTGAAATTCGACCGCAAGAAAGCCCGCGGCATGCGGCTCGACATCGCCGCCGGCACCGCGGTGCGGTTCGAGCCCGGCCAGACCCGCGACGTGCAGCTTGTCGCACTCGCCGGCAAGCGCGTGATCTACGGTTTTCGTGGCGACGTGCAAGGAAAGCTCTGAACCACAAGCTGTGATCCATTCGGCAATGATGAAGGCTGGAGCCTGATATGTCCGTGAAAATCAAACGTTCCGTCTATGCCGACATGTTCGGGCCTACTACCGGCGACAAGGTGCGGCTGGCCGATACCGATCTCATCATCGAGGTCGAGAAGGATTTCACCGTCTACGGCGAGGAGGTGAAGTTCGGCGGCGGCAAGGTGATCCGCGACGGCATGGGGCAATCGCAGGTCACCAACCGGCAGGGCGCGGCCGATACCGTGATCACCAATGCGCTGATCGTCGATCACTGGGGCATCGTCAAGGCCGACGTTGCGATCAAGGAGGGCATGATCGCAGGCGTAGGCAAGGCCGGCAATCCCGACATCCAGCCCGGCGTCACCATCGTGATCGGCCCCGGCACCGACGTCATCGCGGGCGAGGGCAAGATTCTCACCGCCGGCGGTTTCGACAGCCACATCCATTTCATCTGCCCGCAGCAGATCGAGCACGCGCTGATGAGTGGCGTCACGTCGATGCTGGGCGGCGGCACCGGTCCGTCGCACGGCACCTTCGCCACCACCTGCACGCCCGGCCCTTGGCACATGGGCCGGATGATCCAGTCGTTCGACGCGTTCCCGGTCAATCTCGGCATTTCCGGCAAGGGCAACGCCTCGCGCCCCGCGGCACTGGTCGAGATGATCAAGGCCGGCGCCTGCGCGCTGAAACTGCACGAGGACTGGGGCACCACGCCGTCGGCGATCGACAACTGCCTGTCGGTGGCCGATGACTACGACGTCCAGGTAATGCTGCATTCGGACACGCTGAACGAATCCGGCTTCGTCGAGGACACCGTGAAGGCGTTCAAGGGCCGCACCATCCACGCCTTCCATACCGAAGGCGCCGGCGGCGGCCATGCGCCTGACATCATCAAGATCGCCGGCCTGAAGAACGTGCTGCCGTCCTCGACCAACCCGACCCGGCCGTTCACCCGCAACACCATCGACGAGCATCTGGACATGCTGATGGTGTGCCACCATCTCGATCCCTCGATTGCGGAAGACCTCGCCTTTGCCGAAAGTCGCATCCGGAAAGAAACCATCGCGGCCGAAGACATCCTGCACGACCTCGGCGCGCTCTCGATGATGTCGTCGGACTCGCAGGCGATGGGCCGGCTCGGCGAAGTTATCATCCGGACCTGGCAGACCGCCGACAAGATGAAGAAGCAGCGCGGCTCGCTGCCGGAAGACAAGGGCAACGACAACGATAATTTCCGCGTCAAGCGCTACATCTCGAAATACACCATCAACCCCGCGATCGCGCATGGCGTGTCGAAGCTGATAGGTTCAGTTGAGAGAGGCAAGATGGCGGATCTGGTGCTGTGGTCGCCGGCCTTCTTCGGCGTCAAGCCGGATTGCATCATCAAGGGTGGCTCGATCGTGGCAGCGCCGATGGGCGATCCCAACGCCTCGATCCCGACGCCGCAGCCCGTGCATTACCGGCCGATGTTCGCCGCCTACGGCAAGTCGCTGACGGCGTCCTCGGTGGTGTTCACCTCGAAGGCCGCCATTACCGGCGGGCTGGCGCGGAAACTCGGCATCGACAAGAAGCTCTACCCGGTGAAAAACACCCGCGGCGGCATCTCCAAAAAGAGCATGATCCATAACGGCGCCACCCCGAAAATCGAGGTCGATTCCGAGACCTATGAGGTGCGCGCAGACGGCGAGCTCCTGACCTGCGCGCCGGCCGAGGTGCTGCCCATGGCGCAGAGGTATTTCATGTATTAGGGTTTCCCCCGGGCGATCAAAGCCAGAACAAAAGTCCGGGAGAATCTACGTGATCTATGTCGTTGCCACACTGATGATCAAGCCTGAAACCCACGCCGAATTCATCGCGGCGGCCACCGCCTGCATCAAGGAAACCCGGAAAGAGCCGGGCAACATCGCCTATGATCTGCACGAGAGCGTCACCGATCATTCCAAGATGGTGTTCGTCGAGCAGTGGGAAAATGCCGAGGCACTGGTGCCGCACCGTGCGGCCGAGCACATGAAGGCGTTTGGCCGCGTCGTCGTCAAATGCCTCAGCGCGCCGCCGAAGATCGAAGTCATCACGCCCGAAAAAGTCGACGTTCGCTAAGCAAGAAACGCCAAGGAAAAATCAAGGGAGAAACCATGATCTACGTCATCGCCACCACGCCAATGAAGCCGGAAAACAAGGACGACTTCATCAAGGGGCACAAGGCCTGTATCGCCGAAACGCACAAGGAGAAAGGCTGCATCTCCTATGAAGGCCATGTCAGCGTCAACAACCCCAATCTGTATGTGGTGGTAGAGCGCTGGGAGAGCCGCGACGACCTCAACGCGCATGGCAAGGCGCCGCATATGAAGGTGTGGCGGGAATATTCGTCGCAGATGAAGACGGCGCCGACGGTGATCGAGATCATCAGCGACGGCAAGGTCGAGAAGTTCTAATGCGCGCGCTGCTCGGTGGCCACATGGTTCGAGACGCGCGGCGGTGCCGCGCTCCTCACCATGAGGGATTAAGACCTCATCCTGAGGAGGCGAGAAGCGCCGTCTCGAAGGATGAAGCCACCGAACGGGAAAGTTGCCGAGGTAAACTTAAATGATCCGTGCCACCAAGGTTCAGGGCCAGCATCGCTGGACGCACGCCGCGGCCGATACCGTCGTGCTCGATTTCGACGACCGGCACCGGCGGCGGATGGCGATGACGGGCACGCGCGGGCTGGAATTCCTGCTCGATCTGGAAAACGCCGTCGCACTGCGCGGCGGCGACGCGCTGGTGCTGGAGGACGGCCGCCTGATCGAGGTGGTCGCCGCTCCCGAGCCGCTGGTCGAAATCCGTGGCGCCGATCCGCTCCATCTGGTGCGGGTCGCCTGGCATCTCGGCAACCGCCATCTGCCGACCCAGATCATGCCGAAGGGCCTGCGCATCCGCCGCGACCACGTCATCGAGGCGATGGTGACCGGACTCGGCGCCCGCATCATCGAGATCGAGGCACCGTTCGATCCCGAAGGCGGCGCTTATGCCGCCGCCCACGCGCATGCCGAGGACCACGCGCACGATCATGCTTCGCATGATCACGGCGATCATGATCACAGTCATGACCATGACCATGGTGATCATAAGCACGATCACCACGGTGATCACGGTCACCATGATGACCACCACCACGACGAGCATTGTGGCCACGATCACCAGCACGATCACTCCCATGCTCATGACCACAAGTGAGCCAGCCCCCGCCGACGAACACGGCGGGATGACGGCAAGCGAAGGTGCGGCGCTGTACCGGTTGATGACCTGGCTGTCGCCGGCGTTTCCGGTCGGCGCCTTCTCTTATTCCAGCGGCATCGAATGGGCGGTGGAGGCCGGCGACATCACTGATGCCGCCTCGTTGCGCGACTGGCTGGCCACGATGCTGGCGGAAGGCTCCGGATTTTGCGACGGCGTGTTTTTGGCGCAGGCGCATCGGGCGGTCTCGCGGCACGATGACGCCGCGTTGCGCGAGATCGCCGAACTCGCCGCCGCCTTCGTGCCGTCGCGCGAACGCCAGCTCGAGACCACGACGCAGGGGCGTGCCTTCATCGAGATCGCGCGGTCGGCCTGGACCTGCGAAGGGCTCGACGCCGTGATCACTGCTTGCGACGGGCCGATCGTCTATCCCGTTGCGGTGGGCCTGGTCAGCGCCGCGCACGCCATTCCGCTGGCGCCGGCGATGCATGGCTTCCTGCATGCGCTGGTGTCGAACTGGATTTCCGCAGGCGCGCGGCTGATCCCGCTCGGCCAGACCGACAGCCAGCGGGTGCTCGCCGCCCTCGAGCCGGTGGTGGTGTCCACGGCCAAGCGCGCGCTCGAATCCGG harbors:
- the urtC gene encoding urea ABC transporter permease subunit UrtC, which encodes MMPHVLTRSLDRSATVFLLVVAGLGVLIPLSNLLLPAGSFFQVPTYLVALFGKYVCYAILALSIDLIWGYCGILSLGHGAFFALGGYAMGMYLMRQIGSRGVYGNPILPDFMVFLNYPKLPWYWHGFDMFWFAALMVLLVPGLLAFCFGWLAFRSRVTGVYLSIITQAMTYALLLAFFRNDFGFGGNNGLTDFKDILGFNVQADGTRAALFVLSCLALIIGFLICRAVVTSKLGKVLIAVRDAESRTRFLGYRVESYKLFVFTLSACMAGVAGALYVPQVGIINPGEFAPGNSIEAVIWVAVGGRGTLIGAALGAVVVNYAKTVFTSGPLAPYWLFMLGALFILVTLLLPKGIIGTFNAWWEPYNAKRMSADATSAAREDGVSEPNPAE
- the urtD gene encoding urea ABC transporter ATP-binding protein UrtD, translating into MSIMEGGRTTSALLYLDGVHVSFDGFHAINNLSLTLQPGEMRAIIGPNGAGKTTMMDIITGKTKPDEGTVLFDGITDLTRLDETRIAELGIGRKFQKPTVFESQTIEDNLLLALNVDHSVKGTLFWRESKPETERIERVLETIRLKDSRNRLAGSLSHGQKQWLEIGMLLAQDPKLLLVDEPVAGMTDVETHQTAELLKEINKEKTIMVVEHDMTFVRELGVKVTCLHEGTVLAEGTIDQVSTNERVVEVYLGR
- the urtE gene encoding urea ABC transporter ATP-binding subunit UrtE → MLKVDNINLYYGAAQALRGVSVAAETGKVLCVLGRNGVGKTSLLRAMVGQYPVASGSITLDGKDITTMKPYERARAGIGFVPQGREIFPLLTVEENLKTGFGPLKREDRNIPDDVFSLFPVLDSMLGRRGGDLSGGQQQQLAIGRALVMRPKLLLLDEPTEGIQPSIIKDIGRAISYLRSLGNMAIVLVEQYLDFACELGDNFAVMDRGAVKYACDRSNLDPAEISRQMAL
- a CDS encoding urease accessory protein UreD, which gives rise to MRTDTTHAAAATFAANRAQGAVKFGVHLQDGVTRRGILHESGSLRVRFPSPEAEGLSGVFVNTAGGIAGGDRFDIAITAGEGARLTLTTAAAEKVYRAPGPVAELNIALKAEAGAHLAWLPQETILFDRARISRRIDLDLAESASLLLCEIVVFGRSAMGERMLHGEFVDRWRLRRGGKLVFAETIRLDGEIGEKLARPAVAKGGVAIGTALIVPGDEAVVERIREASDTFGGEVGISAWNGFAMARFCGQDAARLRADMMAVLGRASGVALPRLWLN
- a CDS encoding urease subunit gamma, with amino-acid sequence MNLSPREKDKLLISMAAMVARRRLERGVKLNHPEAIAIISDFIVEGARDGRTVAELMQAGAEVITRAQVMDGIPEMIHDIQVEATFPDGTKLVTVHEPIR
- a CDS encoding urease subunit beta, whose translation is MIPGELFIKDGEIELNAGRKTVTLTVANTGDRPIQVGSHYHFFETNPALKFDRKKARGMRLDIAAGTAVRFEPGQTRDVQLVALAGKRVIYGFRGDVQGKL
- the ureC gene encoding urease subunit alpha, whose translation is MSVKIKRSVYADMFGPTTGDKVRLADTDLIIEVEKDFTVYGEEVKFGGGKVIRDGMGQSQVTNRQGAADTVITNALIVDHWGIVKADVAIKEGMIAGVGKAGNPDIQPGVTIVIGPGTDVIAGEGKILTAGGFDSHIHFICPQQIEHALMSGVTSMLGGGTGPSHGTFATTCTPGPWHMGRMIQSFDAFPVNLGISGKGNASRPAALVEMIKAGACALKLHEDWGTTPSAIDNCLSVADDYDVQVMLHSDTLNESGFVEDTVKAFKGRTIHAFHTEGAGGGHAPDIIKIAGLKNVLPSSTNPTRPFTRNTIDEHLDMLMVCHHLDPSIAEDLAFAESRIRKETIAAEDILHDLGALSMMSSDSQAMGRLGEVIIRTWQTADKMKKQRGSLPEDKGNDNDNFRVKRYISKYTINPAIAHGVSKLIGSVERGKMADLVLWSPAFFGVKPDCIIKGGSIVAAPMGDPNASIPTPQPVHYRPMFAAYGKSLTASSVVFTSKAAITGGLARKLGIDKKLYPVKNTRGGISKKSMIHNGATPKIEVDSETYEVRADGELLTCAPAEVLPMAQRYFMY
- a CDS encoding putative quinol monooxygenase — translated: MIYVVATLMIKPETHAEFIAAATACIKETRKEPGNIAYDLHESVTDHSKMVFVEQWENAEALVPHRAAEHMKAFGRVVVKCLSAPPKIEVITPEKVDVR
- a CDS encoding putative quinol monooxygenase yields the protein MIYVIATTPMKPENKDDFIKGHKACIAETHKEKGCISYEGHVSVNNPNLYVVVERWESRDDLNAHGKAPHMKVWREYSSQMKTAPTVIEIISDGKVEKF
- a CDS encoding urease accessory protein UreE: MIRATKVQGQHRWTHAAADTVVLDFDDRHRRRMAMTGTRGLEFLLDLENAVALRGGDALVLEDGRLIEVVAAPEPLVEIRGADPLHLVRVAWHLGNRHLPTQIMPKGLRIRRDHVIEAMVTGLGARIIEIEAPFDPEGGAYAAAHAHAEDHAHDHASHDHGDHDHSHDHDHGDHKHDHHGDHGHHDDHHHDEHCGHDHQHDHSHAHDHK
- a CDS encoding urease accessory protein UreF, which codes for MLMTTSEPAPADEHGGMTASEGAALYRLMTWLSPAFPVGAFSYSSGIEWAVEAGDITDAASLRDWLATMLAEGSGFCDGVFLAQAHRAVSRHDDAALREIAELAAAFVPSRERQLETTTQGRAFIEIARSAWTCEGLDAVITACDGPIVYPVAVGLVSAAHAIPLAPAMHGFLHALVSNWISAGARLIPLGQTDSQRVLAALEPVVVSTAKRALESGLDDLASATFRADLASLRHETQYTRLFRS